A window of the Methyloprofundus sp. genome harbors these coding sequences:
- a CDS encoding type VI secretion system protein ImpG — MIPRFLEYYQRELQFIREMGSEFAQQYPKIAASLDLGGTECADPYVERLLESFAFLTARIQLKMDAEFPRFTQHLLEIVYPHYLAPLPSMAVVQIQPDLKGGVTENGFILPRQTRLLSHSNVKGRSKCEFRTAHELTLWPIQIKEASYLPLGEALRYAGSGINGVKAGIRLKLQTVQDFTFQQLNIENLPMYLHGSGSLPFQLYELLLGHCVAVVLQGKNKSSQAYRKVLNKTSIQALGFDAEQALLPGKSASFQGYRLLQEYFALPQRYLFVDIAQLQPALQDCNATEIEIVILLDHNISKFEGLIGVSHFMLNCTPAINLFPKRTDRIHLKQQSTEHHIVVDRTKPNDFEVFSLKDVEGYAVGTTTEQVFRPFYSSQQDMGVGDCAYYTIRRQQTLEPTTSRVGKLKTDYIGSEAFISLVDASEAPYSTELKQLGLEALCTNRDLPKMMMLGEGKTDFNWVVNAPIEAVRCLAGPTDPEPSHAEGEHAWRLINHLSLNYLSLVNNDSKQGATVLRDLLRLYGNYAEPSIGQQIEGLISVNSKVVTVRIPVSGPMCFGRGLEITLNFDESAFVGAGCFLLGAVMEQFFRKYASINSFTQLVIKTRERGEIMRWPVRTGTRATL; from the coding sequence ATGATTCCACGCTTTCTTGAGTATTATCAGCGTGAATTACAGTTTATTCGTGAGATGGGCTCAGAATTTGCTCAGCAATATCCAAAAATAGCAGCCAGCCTAGACTTAGGTGGAACAGAGTGTGCGGATCCTTATGTCGAGCGCTTGTTAGAAAGTTTTGCATTTTTAACGGCACGTATTCAATTGAAAATGGATGCAGAGTTTCCGCGCTTTACCCAGCATCTTTTGGAAATTGTTTACCCGCATTATTTAGCACCTTTACCCTCAATGGCTGTGGTGCAGATTCAGCCTGATTTAAAGGGTGGTGTGACTGAAAACGGCTTTATTTTACCTAGGCAAACTCGACTGCTAAGTCATAGTAATGTTAAAGGGCGGAGTAAGTGTGAGTTTCGTACTGCACATGAGCTAACATTATGGCCGATACAAATAAAAGAGGCGAGTTACCTGCCCTTAGGTGAAGCTCTACGCTATGCAGGTTCAGGAATTAATGGTGTAAAAGCAGGAATACGCTTAAAGTTGCAGACGGTACAGGACTTTACTTTTCAGCAGCTAAATATTGAAAATCTGCCTATGTATTTGCATGGCAGTGGTAGTTTGCCTTTTCAGTTGTATGAACTATTACTGGGGCATTGTGTTGCAGTAGTGCTGCAAGGGAAAAATAAGTCTTCACAGGCTTATCGAAAAGTGCTTAATAAAACATCGATCCAAGCTTTAGGCTTTGATGCAGAGCAAGCATTACTTCCAGGTAAATCTGCTTCATTTCAAGGCTATCGCTTACTACAAGAATACTTTGCATTACCACAACGTTACTTATTCGTTGATATTGCTCAGCTACAACCTGCATTACAAGATTGCAATGCTACCGAGATAGAGATTGTTATTTTATTGGATCACAATATTAGTAAGTTTGAGGGCTTAATTGGTGTAAGTCACTTTATGCTTAATTGCACACCTGCCATTAATTTATTCCCTAAAAGAACCGATCGTATTCACCTGAAACAGCAAAGTACTGAACATCACATAGTGGTAGACAGAACCAAGCCAAATGATTTTGAGGTCTTCAGTCTTAAAGATGTGGAGGGGTATGCTGTTGGCACGACAACAGAACAAGTCTTTCGGCCTTTTTATTCTAGTCAGCAAGATATGGGGGTAGGTGATTGCGCTTATTATACGATACGGCGGCAACAGACATTGGAGCCAACCACTAGCAGAGTAGGTAAATTAAAAACAGATTATATCGGTAGTGAAGCGTTTATTTCACTAGTTGATGCCAGTGAAGCCCCATATAGCACTGAACTAAAGCAATTGGGTCTTGAAGCATTATGTACTAATCGAGACTTGCCTAAAATGATGATGCTGGGTGAGGGGAAGACTGATTTTAATTGGGTTGTTAATGCACCTATTGAGGCAGTGCGTTGCTTGGCTGGGCCGACAGATCCTGAACCCTCACATGCTGAAGGGGAGCATGCTTGGCGTTTAATTAACCATTTATCACTCAATTATTTAAGCTTGGTTAATAATGATAGCAAGCAGGGAGCGACTGTATTACGTGATTTATTGCGATTATATGGGAATTATGCCGAACCATCGATTGGGCAGCAAATTGAAGGGCTTATTTCAGTAAATAGTAAGGTAGTCACTGTACGTATTCCCGTTTCGGGGCCGATGTGCTTTGGTCGTGGCTTGGAAATCACCCTTAATTTTGATGAATCGGCATTTGTGGGAGCGGGCTGTTTTTTATTGGGGGCGGTGATGGAACAATTTTTTCGGAAATATGCTTCCATTAATAGCTTTACTCAGCTTGTAATCAAGACACGTGAACGCGGGGAGATCATGCGATGGCCAGTAAGAACCGGAACCAGAGCAACTCTATAA
- a CDS encoding type VI secretion system protein ImpF: MARTLPKERFLPSLLDRLTDDDPINSSIQLHKQKIKRLEKELTAVLGKQKTLTEGEYKKQANELQAQLDQTRAQYTVLTASVSSLTEIRACVKRDLNWLLNSRQYEIANELQNYQEIRRSVINYGMSDLTGKTVSGVELRSIERMLKQSIIDFEPRIIQKTLFVRIMADQSMFNHNAVTFEIEGQLWAEPEPLHLHLRTEFEMESGNVSVYDFHEKESK; encoded by the coding sequence GTGGCTAGAACGCTACCGAAAGAACGCTTTTTACCTTCACTACTTGATCGTTTGACAGATGATGATCCTATCAATAGCTCAATACAATTACATAAGCAGAAAATTAAGCGCCTTGAAAAAGAATTGACGGCTGTGTTGGGCAAGCAAAAAACATTAACTGAAGGTGAGTATAAAAAACAAGCTAATGAGTTGCAAGCGCAATTAGACCAAACACGTGCTCAATATACCGTACTAACTGCATCCGTGAGTTCGTTGACAGAAATTAGAGCGTGTGTAAAAAGAGATTTAAACTGGTTGCTCAATTCTAGGCAATATGAAATAGCTAATGAATTGCAAAATTATCAAGAAATACGACGTTCAGTTATAAATTACGGTATGTCTGATTTAACGGGTAAAACGGTATCAGGTGTTGAGTTACGTAGTATAGAGCGTATGTTGAAGCAGTCTATTATTGATTTTGAACCACGTATAATCCAAAAAACATTATTTGTGAGAATCATGGCAGATCAAAGTATGTTTAATCATAATGCGGTCACATTTGAAATAGAAGGGCAACTATGGGCAGAGCCAGAGCCATTACATTTGCACCTGCGTACTGAGTTTGAAATGGAAAGTGGCAATGTGAGTGTTTATGATTTTCATGAAAAGGAAAGTAAATGA
- a CDS encoding type VI secretion system protein ImpE — MTTEELLNQGDVQAALLQLQSQIRSNPAKAELRTFLFQLLVVLGEWERALTQLNVVGELDASSLAMVSMYRQVIACERLREEVFLGKKDPIIFGKPNEWVALLVQALKLTAQGEYLKSQALRDQAFATAPATSGKMDEQPFAWLADSDSRIGPVIEAMVDGRYLWVPVENIASIVIDEPADLRDVVWIPAHFKWLNGGESYGVLPSRYPFSYQHDSLIALSRKTEWQDCGDDLFLGIGQKILATDVDEYALMDVRSIQFDNAPIEEEATQGG, encoded by the coding sequence ATGACCACAGAAGAGCTATTAAATCAAGGTGATGTACAAGCCGCATTATTGCAACTACAGTCGCAAATACGGAGTAACCCTGCGAAAGCAGAATTACGTACTTTTCTGTTCCAGTTGTTAGTCGTATTGGGAGAGTGGGAGCGTGCTTTAACGCAGCTAAATGTTGTGGGTGAGCTAGATGCTAGTAGCTTAGCAATGGTTTCTATGTATCGACAAGTCATTGCTTGTGAACGCTTGCGTGAAGAGGTGTTTTTGGGCAAGAAAGACCCAATTATTTTTGGTAAGCCTAATGAGTGGGTTGCCTTGTTAGTGCAAGCCCTTAAATTAACGGCACAAGGCGAATATTTAAAATCACAAGCCTTACGTGATCAGGCCTTTGCTACCGCACCTGCTACTTCAGGAAAAATGGATGAGCAGCCTTTTGCATGGTTAGCAGATAGTGATTCACGTATTGGGCCAGTGATTGAGGCAATGGTAGACGGTCGGTATCTATGGGTTCCTGTTGAAAATATAGCATCCATTGTCATTGATGAACCTGCAGATTTACGTGATGTTGTCTGGATACCTGCGCATTTTAAGTGGTTAAATGGGGGGGAGAGTTATGGTGTATTACCTAGTCGGTATCCTTTTTCCTACCAACATGATTCCTTAATTGCTTTATCTCGAAAAACAGAATGGCAAGATTGCGGTGATGATTTATTTCTAGGCATAGGCCAGAAAATTTTAGCAACTGATGTAGATGAGTATGCGCTGATGGATGTCAGATCCATTCAGTTTGATAACGCCCCTATTGAGGAAGAGGCTACCCAAGGTGGCTAG
- a CDS encoding type VI secretion system secreted protein Hcp — MATNTYLQLDKIKGESVQKDHKDWIELMGFSCGVSQPMSSTGGTGGRATARADFQALSTTQYVDKSTCDQQMFCAQGTHIAKAVLHVCQETEKSEMYWSYEFTNLMIQSVSINGGGSDRPVMNCSYVYDTIKVIYVPVDDKGKAGTKIEKTFNVASGEGS; from the coding sequence ATGGCTACAAATACGTATTTACAGCTTGATAAAATTAAGGGTGAATCAGTACAAAAAGATCATAAAGATTGGATTGAATTGATGGGCTTTTCTTGTGGTGTCTCTCAGCCAATGTCGTCAACAGGCGGAACAGGCGGAAGAGCAACTGCACGTGCTGATTTTCAGGCTTTGAGCACGACTCAGTATGTTGATAAAAGTACTTGTGATCAACAAATGTTTTGTGCACAAGGAACGCATATAGCAAAAGCAGTTCTGCATGTGTGCCAAGAGACTGAAAAAAGTGAAATGTATTGGAGTTATGAGTTTACTAACCTAATGATACAGTCGGTATCCATTAATGGGGGGGGCTCAGATCGTCCTGTCATGAACTGTAGTTATGTTTATGACACCATTAAAGTCATCTATGTACCAGTAGATGATAAAGGTAAAGCGGGTACTAAAATTGAGAAAACTTTTAATGTAGCATCGGGTGAAGGTTCTTAA
- a CDS encoding type VI secretion system protein ImpC: MAEAEVEATEAAAEEATQEGGDFSALLQKEFKPKSDRAKEAVENAVKTLAEQALADTALISGDAVKSIEAMIAEIDKRLTDQVNLVLHHADFQKLEGSWRGMHHLVNNTETDEMLKIRVLNISKKDVHKNLKKFKGTAWDQSPLFKKIYEHEYGQFGGEPFGCMVGDYEFDHTPPDVEFLNEFAQISAASHMPFIAAAAPKLMNMDSWQELADPRDLTKIFQTPEYAPWRSLRESEDSRYIGLTMPRFLSRLPYGANTDPVEEFAFEEDVENAAHDNYTWSNSAYAMAVNINQSFKLYGWCSRIRGIESGGAVEGLPTHTFPTDDGGVDMKCPTEIAISDRREAELAANGFMPLLHKKNSDFAAFIGAQSLQKPAEYDDPDATANANLAARLPYLFSTCRFAHYLKCIVRDKIGSFKERSDMEDWLNQWISNYVESNPETASEADKARKPLASAEVVVEEVEGNPGYYSSKFFLRPHYQLEGLTVSLRLVSKLPSEKGGG, encoded by the coding sequence ATGGCTGAAGCAGAAGTAGAAGCAACAGAAGCTGCCGCGGAAGAAGCGACGCAAGAGGGTGGTGATTTTTCGGCGTTATTGCAGAAAGAATTCAAACCAAAATCAGACCGTGCAAAAGAAGCCGTTGAAAATGCCGTTAAAACTTTAGCTGAACAAGCTTTGGCAGATACTGCCTTAATTTCAGGTGATGCTGTCAAGTCGATTGAAGCGATGATTGCTGAAATAGATAAACGTTTAACAGATCAAGTTAATTTGGTTTTACATCATGCTGACTTCCAAAAACTTGAAGGTAGTTGGCGTGGTATGCATCATTTAGTGAATAACACTGAAACGGATGAAATGTTAAAGATTCGTGTGCTTAATATTTCTAAAAAAGATGTGCATAAAAATCTGAAAAAATTTAAAGGGACTGCTTGGGATCAGAGCCCATTATTTAAGAAAATTTATGAGCATGAGTACGGTCAGTTTGGCGGAGAGCCTTTTGGTTGTATGGTGGGTGACTATGAATTTGATCACACACCTCCTGATGTAGAGTTCCTTAATGAGTTTGCACAAATATCTGCGGCATCACATATGCCATTTATTGCTGCGGCAGCACCGAAGTTAATGAATATGGACTCTTGGCAGGAACTGGCTGACCCCAGAGATTTAACTAAAATATTTCAAACACCGGAATACGCACCTTGGCGTTCATTAAGAGAATCCGAGGATTCACGGTATATTGGTTTGACTATGCCGCGCTTTCTTTCACGGTTGCCGTATGGAGCAAATACGGATCCAGTGGAGGAGTTTGCTTTTGAAGAAGATGTTGAGAATGCAGCACATGACAATTATACCTGGTCGAACTCAGCTTATGCGATGGCAGTTAATATTAACCAATCATTTAAACTATATGGCTGGTGTTCGCGTATTCGTGGCATAGAATCAGGCGGTGCTGTTGAAGGTTTACCTACGCATACATTCCCTACCGATGATGGTGGCGTTGATATGAAATGCCCTACTGAGATTGCGATTAGTGATCGGCGTGAGGCAGAGCTGGCAGCAAATGGCTTTATGCCATTGTTACATAAAAAGAACTCTGATTTTGCTGCCTTTATTGGTGCGCAGTCATTACAAAAACCAGCTGAATATGATGATCCTGATGCCACGGCAAATGCAAACTTAGCGGCTAGATTGCCTTATTTATTTTCTACTTGTCGATTTGCGCATTACTTGAAATGTATTGTCAGGGATAAAATTGGCTCGTTTAAAGAGCGCTCCGATATGGAGGACTGGTTAAATCAATGGATTAGTAATTACGTTGAATCTAACCCAGAAACAGCCTCTGAGGCGGATAAAGCGAGAAAACCTTTAGCATCTGCTGAGGTGGTTGTTGAGGAAGTTGAGGGCAACCCTGGGTATTATTCGTCTAAGTTTTTTTTAAGGCCACATTATCAGCTTGAAGGCTTGACCGTTTCATTGCGGCTTGTTTCAAAACTACCTTCGGAAAAAGGTGGTGGTTGA
- a CDS encoding type VI secretion system protein ImpB, with protein sequence MAKASSQKFIARNRAPRVQIEYDVELYGAEKKVQLPFVMGVMADLSGKPAEALAPVGDRDFLEIDVDNFDDRLKSMKPRVAFQVPNVLTGEGNLSVDLTFENMDDFSPAAIASKVDGLSNLLQARTQLANLLTYMDGKGGAEELIANALNDPALLQSLAAAPKPGADGDDTAGDNNEAEEG encoded by the coding sequence ATGGCTAAAGCAAGTAGTCAAAAATTTATTGCTCGCAATAGAGCACCAAGAGTACAGATTGAATATGATGTCGAGTTGTATGGTGCTGAGAAGAAAGTGCAATTACCTTTTGTAATGGGGGTAATGGCAGATTTGTCTGGCAAGCCAGCAGAGGCACTTGCACCTGTTGGTGATCGAGATTTTTTGGAAATTGATGTTGATAATTTTGATGATCGATTGAAATCAATGAAGCCTAGAGTTGCTTTTCAAGTCCCTAATGTTTTAACGGGAGAAGGTAACTTAAGTGTCGATCTTACTTTTGAGAACATGGATGACTTTTCGCCAGCAGCTATAGCTAGTAAAGTTGATGGCTTAAGTAATTTATTGCAAGCTCGAACACAATTAGCTAACTTACTAACCTATATGGATGGCAAGGGTGGGGCAGAAGAGCTCATTGCTAATGCATTAAATGACCCTGCTTTATTACAGTCTTTAGCCGCTGCACCAAAACCAGGTGCTGATGGAGATGATACTGCTGGTGATAACAATGAAGCTGAGGAGGGTTAA
- a CDS encoding type VI secretion system protein ImpA translates to MAEIDLDNLLSEISADAPCGENLEEDADFLLLEDENRFVEERQMGDSIIPAEEPDWKVVRSLALELLTKTKDVQVAMPLICALVRSDGFHGLEQGITLLLGWMENYWDDVYPVQDPEDDYPILRMNTLSGLNDYLLFRKPINHIALTQSALGKFSWQDIEIAEGRVKPVDDDEAEVPKMSIIEGAFIETDFDTLQNLVTSIKQALQQLNALAVVLTEKAGAMNAPVFSDVTSLLQRISIFVEQQLQQRPEFQGDATELDDDGLEVDASLGGGVEKKVSRQAGINSRNDAMRAIDDICKYFELNEPSSPAPFLLQRAKKLMTMDFMDILRDMTPDGIDQAENICGIKEVDEDDDY, encoded by the coding sequence GTGGCCGAAATTGATTTGGACAATTTATTGAGTGAAATTTCGGCTGATGCCCCTTGTGGTGAAAACCTTGAGGAAGACGCTGACTTTCTGTTATTAGAGGATGAAAATAGGTTTGTCGAAGAGCGTCAAATGGGTGACTCGATAATCCCGGCAGAAGAACCTGACTGGAAAGTCGTGCGAAGTTTAGCGTTAGAGCTATTAACAAAAACTAAAGATGTCCAAGTTGCCATGCCGTTAATTTGTGCTTTGGTACGTTCAGATGGCTTTCATGGCTTAGAACAAGGTATAACTCTGCTATTGGGGTGGATGGAAAACTATTGGGATGATGTTTATCCTGTACAAGACCCAGAAGATGATTATCCAATTCTGAGAATGAATACCTTGAGTGGGCTAAATGATTATTTATTGTTTAGAAAGCCGATCAATCATATTGCTCTGACGCAGTCGGCCCTAGGGAAGTTTTCTTGGCAAGATATTGAAATTGCTGAAGGCAGAGTGAAGCCGGTAGATGACGATGAAGCTGAAGTGCCTAAAATGTCAATAATTGAGGGTGCCTTTATTGAGACAGATTTCGATACTTTGCAAAATTTGGTAACATCAATTAAGCAGGCATTACAACAATTAAACGCATTAGCCGTCGTGTTGACGGAGAAAGCGGGTGCTATGAATGCACCTGTTTTTAGTGATGTGACCAGTTTATTACAGCGTATTTCAATTTTTGTTGAGCAGCAATTACAGCAAAGGCCAGAATTTCAAGGTGATGCTACTGAGCTTGATGACGATGGACTTGAGGTGGATGCTAGTTTAGGTGGAGGCGTTGAAAAAAAAGTAAGCAGACAAGCAGGGATCAATTCTCGCAATGATGCGATGCGTGCTATTGATGATATTTGTAAATATTTTGAGCTGAATGAGCCATCCAGTCCTGCGCCATTTTTGTTGCAAAGAGCCAAAAAATTAATGACTATGGATTTTATGGATATTTTAAGAGATATGACCCCCGATGGTATTGATCAGGCAGAAAATATATGTGGTATAAAAGAAGTAGATGAAGATGATGATTATTAG
- a CDS encoding protein phosphatase — protein MKLMTKVQWSSCGRTHVGMVRTINQDCFADLPDKHLWVVADGMGGHKDGHLASNKIVEMLKQFEPEKAIGTTVKKIYQCLHEVNQTLIAQAAETGGNDIIGSTVVVLYANRQSCIAMWSGDSRIYLFRRGELKQLTRDHNNEAALLAEGYSPEEVTVHPYAQILTHAIGGEETVYLDAQIQEVCHGDTFLLCSDGLNKEIADSEIEDVLRGMPYQQAMNHLMELALQRGARDNTTLILVQADKA, from the coding sequence ATGAAGTTGATGACTAAAGTGCAATGGTCTTCATGTGGTCGTACACATGTGGGTATGGTGCGTACTATTAATCAGGATTGTTTTGCTGATTTACCTGACAAACACTTATGGGTGGTTGCCGATGGTATGGGCGGACATAAAGATGGTCATTTGGCGAGCAATAAAATTGTTGAAATGCTCAAACAATTTGAACCTGAAAAAGCAATTGGAACCACGGTCAAGAAAATTTACCAGTGTCTACATGAGGTAAATCAAACATTAATAGCACAAGCCGCTGAAACGGGTGGTAATGATATTATCGGCAGTACCGTAGTCGTGTTATACGCAAATAGGCAAAGCTGTATTGCGATGTGGTCTGGTGATAGTCGTATTTATCTGTTTCGGCGTGGCGAACTTAAGCAGCTAACGCGTGATCATAATAATGAAGCAGCACTTTTGGCGGAAGGCTATAGCCCTGAGGAAGTTACTGTGCACCCTTATGCGCAAATCTTGACACATGCTATTGGTGGTGAAGAAACAGTTTATTTAGATGCGCAAATTCAAGAGGTTTGTCATGGCGATACTTTTTTATTATGTAGTGATGGCTTAAATAAAGAAATAGCCGACAGTGAAATTGAAGATGTTTTAAGGGGAATGCCGTACCAACAAGCGATGAACCATCTGATGGAGTTAGCCTTGCAACGAGGTGCTCGAGATAATACTACGCTAATTTTAGTACAAGCTGATAAAGCTTAG
- a CDS encoding type VI secretion system protein ImpM, producing the protein MPIDPIINGYYGKVSTHGDFVSRGLPASFTNPWDAWLQEAVMSSRQQLQDDWLNCYLTGPIYRFVLAPGICGENSWMGVLMPSVDRVGRYYPMTIATMNRYDINPFSVLQREEVWFAGVETLALSSLLDDFNLEQFNQQLNELKTDAVINNCQPQAADAEINKQTTHNAWQRPIQTHQAINDILPCFLDNLLKEYCFAYSVWWTQGSEQVEPSVLICEGMPPFDGIAAMFDGNWQKWGWEGSRYPVVPFGKQA; encoded by the coding sequence ATGCCTATCGACCCTATAATAAACGGATACTATGGAAAAGTTTCTACTCACGGAGATTTTGTAAGTAGAGGCTTGCCTGCTAGCTTTACCAATCCTTGGGATGCCTGGTTACAAGAAGCGGTAATGAGTAGTCGCCAACAACTGCAAGATGACTGGTTAAATTGTTATCTAACAGGGCCTATCTATCGATTTGTATTAGCCCCTGGGATTTGTGGTGAAAATAGCTGGATGGGGGTGTTGATGCCTAGTGTCGATCGAGTTGGCAGGTATTACCCTATGACGATAGCTACCATGAATCGCTACGATATAAACCCATTCTCCGTATTGCAACGTGAAGAGGTTTGGTTTGCAGGAGTGGAGACTTTGGCGTTATCCAGTTTGCTGGATGATTTTAATTTGGAGCAATTTAATCAACAGTTGAATGAATTAAAGACTGATGCAGTGATTAATAATTGTCAGCCACAGGCTGCTGATGCCGAAATTAATAAGCAAACAACTCATAATGCTTGGCAACGACCTATTCAAACACATCAAGCAATCAACGATATACTGCCTTGTTTTTTAGATAATTTACTGAAGGAGTACTGTTTTGCTTATAGTGTTTGGTGGACTCAAGGTTCCGAACAAGTGGAACCATCGGTCTTAATTTGTGAGGGTATGCCTCCTTTTGATGGCATCGCTGCCATGTTTGATGGCAATTGGCAGAAGTGGGGCTGGGAAGGTAGTCGTTATCCTGTCGTACCTTTTGGCAAGCAAGCGTAA